One Myxococcus stipitatus DNA segment encodes these proteins:
- a CDS encoding sigma-54-dependent transcriptional regulator encodes MNQVRRAKVLVVDDDSVVLKAVTQILQREGHPVVAIDDAVEGLAAAKDPTIDVVVLDIKMPNLSGMDLLRGIKAERPDVEVIMMTAFATVETAVEAVKAGAYDYLTKPFENIDEVSLTVAKAAERKALKDRTRALEEALTVRSQFEDLIGQSPQMRSVFKLVETVSHSTATVLIQGESGTGKELVARAIHYRSSRKDKPFVAVNCSALTETLLESELFGHVKGSFTGATGNKKGLFEAADGGTIFLDEIGDVPPATQVRLLRVLQEGEVKRVGANEPVKVDVRVIAATHVDLSRAKEQGKFREDLFYRLNVITIDLPPLRDRPQDVPLLAHHFLKLYASKADKKVTGISPRAMEALTCNRWTGNVRELENVIERAVVLTANDVIDVEDLPPGFQSAPQADSAVEVFSLAHLPYAQAKRLAMRAFERRYLSALLEKNNQNVSSAARAAGVDRSNFRRLLKQYEVAGRSMKPRVLKDEAEGSEPLEVAS; translated from the coding sequence GTGAACCAAGTCAGGCGCGCCAAAGTCCTCGTCGTGGATGATGACTCCGTCGTCCTCAAGGCCGTGACGCAGATCCTCCAGCGCGAGGGCCACCCGGTGGTGGCCATCGACGACGCGGTGGAAGGTCTGGCGGCGGCCAAGGACCCCACCATCGATGTCGTGGTGCTCGACATCAAGATGCCCAACCTGTCCGGCATGGACCTGCTGCGCGGCATCAAGGCCGAGCGCCCGGACGTGGAGGTCATCATGATGACGGCCTTCGCCACGGTGGAGACGGCGGTGGAGGCGGTGAAGGCGGGGGCATACGACTACCTCACCAAGCCGTTCGAGAACATCGACGAGGTGAGCCTCACGGTGGCCAAGGCCGCCGAGCGCAAGGCGCTCAAGGACCGCACGCGCGCGCTGGAGGAGGCGCTCACCGTGCGCAGCCAGTTCGAGGACCTCATCGGCCAGTCGCCGCAGATGCGCTCGGTCTTCAAGCTGGTGGAGACCGTCAGCCACTCCACCGCCACGGTGCTCATCCAGGGCGAGAGCGGCACGGGCAAGGAGCTGGTGGCGCGCGCCATCCACTACCGCAGCTCGCGCAAGGACAAGCCCTTCGTCGCCGTCAACTGTTCGGCGCTCACGGAGACGCTGCTGGAGAGCGAGCTGTTCGGCCACGTGAAGGGCAGCTTCACCGGCGCCACCGGCAACAAGAAGGGCCTGTTCGAGGCGGCCGACGGCGGCACCATCTTCCTGGACGAGATTGGCGACGTGCCGCCCGCGACGCAGGTGCGCCTGCTCCGCGTGCTCCAGGAGGGCGAGGTCAAGCGGGTGGGCGCCAACGAGCCCGTCAAGGTGGACGTGCGCGTCATCGCCGCCACGCACGTGGACCTGTCCCGCGCCAAGGAGCAGGGCAAGTTCCGCGAGGACCTGTTCTACCGGCTCAACGTCATCACCATCGACCTGCCGCCGCTGCGCGACCGGCCGCAGGACGTGCCGCTCCTGGCGCACCACTTCCTGAAGCTGTACGCGTCCAAGGCGGACAAGAAGGTGACGGGCATCTCCCCGCGCGCCATGGAGGCGCTCACCTGCAACCGGTGGACGGGCAACGTGCGCGAGCTGGAGAACGTCATCGAGCGCGCGGTGGTGCTCACGGCCAACGACGTCATCGACGTGGAGGACCTGCCGCCCGGCTTCCAGTCCGCGCCGCAGGCGGACTCCGCGGTGGAGGTGTTCAGCCTGGCCCACCTGCCGTACGCCCAGGCCAAGCGCCTGGCCATGCGCGCCTTCGAGCGCCGCTACCTGTCCGCGCTCCTGGAGAAGAACAACCAGAACGTCTCCAGCGCCGCGCGCGCCGCGGGCGTGGACCGCTCCAACTTCCGCCGCCTGCTCAAGCAGTACGAGGTGGCCGGCCGCTCCATGAAACCCCGCGTCCTGAAGGACGAGGCCGAGGGGAGCGAGCCGCTCGAGGTCGCCTCCTGA
- a CDS encoding ATP-binding protein, producing MGPLAAQIPSQDAAARGRLLLVDDEENILKSIRRVLRRGDWDIETATDAEQALRTVEAFRPEVVISDFRMPGMNGVEFLTRVKQQEPRAQRIMLTGQADQQAIEEAINRSEIFRFISKPWNDSHLVLTVKSAFEQYALQAENERLYRVTQEQNAELKLLNADLEERVAQRTRMLSQAKREWELSFDCMETPLCVVRGRDFAVRRANLAYAHVAGRSIEQIPSDIACYRYLFGRNEPCVGCPLPAAMESGKGARGEVQQAGRTYVVSAYPMAGDERVVCTYRDVTEEQAMTRRLIETEKMAAVGQLAGGVAHEINNPLGGILAFAQLMSRDAGRSEADLESLGLIEESALRCKRIVESLLKFSRHSRVEDRRLFDLSRCVEDAAVLFRAQLKATPRVELSLGLKEGLPKVYGDPGQLAQVVLNLLQNGLQALPNREGRLSLETGREGDRCFFAVSDTGCGIEERHLPRIFEPSFTTKPPGEGTGLGLSIAYRIVQDHGGSFHVDTQVGAGSRFTVFLPIPLQLERLP from the coding sequence ATGGGTCCCCTCGCCGCACAGATCCCCTCTCAAGACGCGGCCGCTCGCGGGCGGCTGCTGCTGGTGGACGACGAGGAGAACATCCTCAAGTCCATCCGCCGGGTCCTCCGCCGCGGGGACTGGGACATCGAGACGGCGACGGACGCCGAGCAGGCGCTGCGCACGGTGGAGGCGTTCCGGCCGGAGGTGGTCATCTCCGACTTCCGGATGCCGGGGATGAACGGGGTGGAGTTCCTGACCCGGGTGAAGCAGCAGGAGCCGCGGGCCCAGCGCATCATGCTGACGGGGCAGGCGGACCAGCAGGCCATCGAGGAGGCCATCAACCGCTCGGAGATCTTCCGCTTCATCTCCAAGCCGTGGAACGACAGCCACCTGGTGTTGACGGTGAAGAGCGCGTTCGAGCAGTACGCGCTGCAGGCGGAGAACGAGCGGCTGTACCGCGTGACGCAGGAGCAGAACGCGGAGCTGAAGCTGCTCAACGCGGACCTGGAGGAGCGCGTCGCGCAGCGCACGCGGATGCTCAGCCAGGCCAAGCGCGAGTGGGAGCTGTCGTTCGACTGCATGGAGACGCCGCTGTGCGTGGTGCGCGGGCGGGACTTCGCGGTGCGGCGGGCGAACCTGGCGTACGCGCACGTGGCGGGGCGCTCCATCGAGCAGATTCCGTCCGACATCGCGTGCTACCGCTACCTGTTCGGCCGCAACGAGCCGTGCGTGGGCTGTCCGCTGCCGGCGGCGATGGAGAGTGGCAAGGGGGCTCGGGGCGAGGTGCAGCAGGCCGGGCGCACCTACGTGGTGTCGGCGTACCCCATGGCGGGGGACGAGCGGGTGGTGTGCACCTACCGCGACGTCACCGAGGAGCAGGCGATGACCCGCCGGCTCATCGAGACGGAGAAGATGGCGGCGGTGGGGCAGTTGGCGGGGGGCGTGGCGCACGAAATCAACAATCCGCTGGGCGGCATCCTCGCCTTCGCGCAGTTGATGTCGCGCGACGCGGGACGCAGCGAGGCGGACCTGGAATCGCTGGGCCTCATCGAGGAGAGCGCGCTGCGCTGCAAGCGCATCGTGGAGAGCCTCCTGAAGTTCAGCCGGCACAGCCGCGTGGAGGACCGGCGGCTGTTCGACCTGTCGCGGTGCGTGGAGGACGCGGCGGTGCTCTTCCGCGCCCAGCTCAAGGCGACGCCCCGCGTGGAGCTGTCGCTGGGGCTGAAGGAAGGCCTTCCGAAGGTGTACGGCGACCCGGGCCAGCTGGCGCAGGTGGTGCTCAACCTGCTCCAGAACGGCCTGCAGGCGCTCCCCAACCGGGAGGGCCGGCTGTCGCTGGAGACGGGCCGGGAGGGGGACCGCTGCTTCTTCGCGGTGTCCGACACCGGCTGCGGCATCGAGGAGCGGCACCTGCCGCGCATCTTCGAGCCGTCCTTCACCACCAAACCCCCCGGTGAGGGCACCGGGCTGGGGTTGTCCATCGCGTACCGCATCGTCCAGGACCACGGGGGCAGCTTCCACGTCGACACCCAGGTGGGCGCCGGCTCCCGTTTCACCGTCTTTCTGCCCATCCCCCTGCAGCTCGAGAGGTTGCCGTGA
- a CDS encoding class I SAM-dependent methyltransferase — translation MSTLLGQALALYGALPAAERFHVHARASSAPLLSVVERAPRGVVADIGCGHGLLSALLALEAPGRVVHGADPDPRKVGWARQALGALPNVRLSEGTVEATLAPGLPGACDAAVVCDVLYLLPEARWPDFLRAVRGLLKPGGCFLLKEVEGDGSWKHRKALAQEWVMVSLLGRTQASGGMVLKPRGAMTSLLSEAGFAVREVVDLGRGYTTPHVLYVAEASVP, via the coding sequence ATGAGCACGCTCCTCGGGCAGGCCCTCGCGTTGTATGGCGCGCTCCCCGCCGCCGAGCGCTTCCACGTCCATGCCCGCGCGTCCTCGGCGCCGCTGCTCTCCGTCGTGGAGCGCGCGCCCCGGGGCGTGGTGGCGGACATCGGCTGTGGCCACGGCCTGTTGTCCGCGCTGCTCGCGCTGGAGGCCCCGGGCCGCGTCGTGCATGGCGCGGACCCGGACCCGCGCAAGGTGGGCTGGGCGCGCCAGGCGCTGGGGGCGCTGCCCAACGTGCGCCTGTCGGAGGGCACGGTGGAGGCCACGCTCGCGCCCGGGCTCCCCGGCGCCTGTGACGCGGCGGTGGTGTGCGACGTGCTCTACCTGCTGCCCGAGGCGCGCTGGCCGGACTTCCTGCGCGCCGTGCGCGGCCTGCTCAAGCCGGGCGGCTGCTTCCTGTTGAAGGAGGTGGAGGGGGACGGCTCCTGGAAGCACCGCAAGGCGCTGGCGCAGGAGTGGGTGATGGTGTCGCTGCTGGGGCGCACCCAGGCCAGCGGCGGCATGGTGCTCAAGCCTCGCGGCGCGATGACGTCGCTGCTCTCCGAGGCCGGCTTCGCCGTGCGCGAGGTGGTGGACCTGGGGCGGGGCTACACCACGCCCCACGTGCTCTACGTCGCGGAGGCGAGCGTCCCGTAG
- a CDS encoding NAD(+)/NADH kinase, producing the protein MQTLVIVAKRDKPEAVALAARIRERYPQLTVLADRTLAHALGWPRVEDRELSARADLTVVLGGDGTLIYAARLLAGRGVPILGVNLGSLGFMTEIPVEELFSTLEEVLAGRFQVDSRMKLTCRLIRGGRVLIEDEILNDVVINKGALARIADHETSIDGVPITTYKADGVILATPTGSTAYSLSAGGPIVHPSVDCTVLSPICSHALTQRSIVVPADRVIRVTLRSETADTYLTLDGQTGHGLQGGDCIEVVRSPNRVNLVRNPRVAYFSILRQKLHWGER; encoded by the coding sequence GTGCAGACCCTGGTCATCGTCGCGAAGAGGGACAAACCGGAGGCCGTGGCGCTGGCGGCCCGGATCCGCGAGCGCTATCCGCAGCTCACCGTGCTGGCGGACCGGACGCTGGCCCACGCGCTGGGCTGGCCGCGGGTGGAGGACCGGGAGCTGTCCGCCCGGGCGGACCTGACGGTGGTGCTGGGCGGGGACGGGACGCTCATCTACGCGGCGCGGCTCCTGGCCGGGCGCGGGGTGCCCATCCTCGGCGTCAACCTGGGCAGCCTGGGCTTCATGACGGAGATTCCCGTGGAGGAGCTGTTCTCCACGCTGGAGGAGGTGCTCGCGGGGCGCTTCCAGGTGGACTCGCGCATGAAGCTCACCTGCCGGCTCATCCGCGGCGGCCGGGTGCTCATCGAGGACGAAATCCTCAACGACGTGGTCATCAACAAGGGCGCGCTGGCGCGCATCGCGGACCACGAGACGTCCATCGACGGGGTGCCCATCACCACCTACAAGGCGGACGGCGTCATCCTCGCCACGCCCACGGGCTCCACCGCGTACTCGCTGTCCGCCGGCGGCCCCATCGTCCACCCCTCCGTGGACTGCACGGTGCTGTCCCCCATCTGCTCGCACGCGCTCACCCAGCGCTCCATCGTCGTGCCGGCCGACCGCGTCATCCGCGTCACCCTGCGCAGCGAGACGGCGGACACGTACCTCACGCTCGACGGCCAGACGGGCCACGGCCTGCAGGGCGGGGACTGCATCGAGGTGGTGCGCTCGCCCAACCGGGTGAACCTGGTCCGCAACCCCAGGGTGGCCTACTTCTCCATCCTCCGGCAGAAGCTCCACTGGGGGGAGCGCTGA
- a CDS encoding GGDEF domain-containing protein: MSARPCTLLVVEEADSNQAELTRALEPGERVLRRIPPGPEVMRLAAEVDLVLFHAPGCPSTMRPLVDRLLPQVEGGPSTPVLVVARRECMRPWLEVLRRGAEVVFDPYDGDELSARVDRLLDAQARLKRLAGQVGELQRLSSTDGLTGVHNHRHFQERLRDEFRRAQRYDDPLSLILLDLDHFKQVNDRYGHTAGDGVLREVAAALQRGVRETDLVARYGGEEFAVLLPRTHLTGALTVAERVRRELALLEVGPDGRLKVTASLGVSSFPHRTVLSPEQLLLTADEALYRAKADGRDRISLHTPLTLFPPPGPRDE, translated from the coding sequence GTGAGCGCCAGACCCTGCACCCTGCTGGTGGTGGAAGAGGCGGACTCGAACCAGGCCGAGCTGACGCGGGCCCTGGAGCCCGGGGAGCGGGTCCTGCGGCGCATCCCTCCCGGCCCGGAGGTGATGCGGTTGGCGGCCGAGGTGGACCTGGTGCTCTTCCACGCGCCCGGCTGCCCCTCGACGATGCGTCCGCTGGTCGACCGCCTGCTCCCCCAGGTGGAGGGCGGCCCCAGCACGCCGGTGCTCGTGGTGGCCCGCCGGGAGTGCATGCGTCCCTGGCTGGAGGTGCTGCGGCGGGGAGCCGAGGTCGTCTTCGACCCATATGATGGCGACGAGCTGTCGGCGCGGGTCGACCGGCTGCTGGACGCGCAGGCGCGGTTGAAGCGGCTGGCGGGGCAGGTGGGGGAGCTGCAGCGGCTGTCGTCGACGGATGGGCTCACGGGGGTGCACAACCACCGGCACTTCCAGGAGCGGCTGCGGGACGAGTTCCGCCGGGCGCAGCGCTACGACGACCCGCTGTCGCTCATCCTGCTGGACCTGGACCACTTCAAGCAGGTGAACGACCGGTACGGCCACACCGCCGGGGACGGGGTGCTGCGCGAGGTGGCCGCGGCGCTCCAGCGCGGCGTGCGCGAGACGGACCTGGTGGCGCGCTACGGGGGAGAGGAGTTCGCGGTGCTGCTGCCGCGCACCCACCTGACGGGGGCGCTCACCGTGGCCGAGCGCGTGCGCCGCGAGCTGGCGCTGCTCGAGGTGGGGCCGGATGGCCGCCTGAAGGTGACCGCCTCGCTCGGCGTCTCCAGCTTCCCCCACCGCACCGTCCTGAGCCCCGAGCAGCTGCTGCTCACCGCCGACGAGGCCCTCTACCGGGCCAAGGCCGACGGGAGGGACCGCATCAGCCTCCACACCCCGCTCACCCTCTTCCCGCCTCCTGGCCCGCGGGACGAGTGA
- a CDS encoding isopenicillin N synthase family dioxygenase, producing the protein MAELETFRLPESVSGSDADITLALSMIQAWRKDGIFQVQTTNAQELKLQRAFEASRRFFRQPLAVKARCVSDLTYSGYIASGEELTAGEADYSEVFTVCKDVPLTDARAQARWPCHGPAPWPEEGYRRAMKEHMEELGAVGEKLLRLVALGLGLDDLNALTRLTREGWHHMRVLRFPARSPTATRGIGAHTDYGLLVIAAQDDVGGLYVRPPIEGESRPRNWLPGESSAGMYEHDERWTYVKPTPGVLTVFPGDILQFLTRGYLLSTPHRVRLNTRERFAMAYFHEPHFEACVRPLTHPTGDEFIHYGSHFTNMFMRSYPDRVTTQRILDEDRLTILAWLRQEAVLRTMPVEEERRLATG; encoded by the coding sequence ATGGCCGAGCTGGAGACGTTCCGACTGCCGGAGTCCGTCAGCGGGAGTGACGCCGACATCACGCTCGCGTTGTCGATGATTCAGGCCTGGCGCAAGGACGGCATCTTCCAGGTCCAGACGACGAATGCGCAGGAGTTGAAACTGCAACGCGCGTTCGAGGCGAGCCGCCGCTTCTTCCGTCAGCCGCTGGCCGTCAAGGCCCGGTGCGTGAGCGACCTGACGTACAGCGGCTACATCGCCTCCGGCGAGGAGCTGACCGCGGGCGAGGCGGACTACTCGGAGGTGTTCACCGTCTGCAAGGACGTGCCGCTGACGGACGCGCGCGCGCAGGCGCGCTGGCCCTGCCATGGCCCCGCGCCGTGGCCTGAGGAGGGCTACCGCCGGGCGATGAAGGAGCACATGGAGGAGTTGGGCGCGGTCGGCGAGAAGCTGCTGCGGCTCGTCGCGCTGGGGCTCGGCCTGGACGACCTGAACGCGCTCACCCGCCTGACGCGCGAGGGCTGGCACCACATGCGCGTGCTGCGCTTCCCGGCGCGCTCGCCCACCGCGACGCGCGGCATCGGCGCGCACACCGACTACGGCCTGCTCGTCATCGCCGCGCAGGACGACGTGGGCGGCCTCTACGTGCGCCCCCCCATCGAGGGCGAGAGCCGGCCCCGCAACTGGCTGCCCGGGGAGAGCTCCGCCGGCATGTACGAGCACGACGAGCGCTGGACGTACGTCAAGCCCACCCCCGGCGTGCTCACGGTGTTCCCTGGCGACATCCTCCAGTTCCTCACGCGCGGCTATCTGCTCTCCACGCCCCACAGGGTGCGCCTCAACACGCGCGAGCGCTTCGCCATGGCCTACTTCCACGAGCCCCACTTCGAGGCCTGCGTCCGCCCGCTCACGCACCCCACCGGCGACGAGTTCATCCACTACGGCTCGCACTTCACCAACATGTTCATGCGCAGCTACCCGGACCGCGTCACCACCCAGCGCATCCTCGACGAGGACCGGCTCACCATCCTCGCCTGGCTGCGCCAGGAGGCCGTGCTGCGCACCATGCCCGTCGAGGAGGAGCGCCGGCTCGCCACCGGGTGA
- a CDS encoding YdcF family protein, whose protein sequence is MFLFLSKVLDLFLAPLTWALVLLLASRARRLGPRVGRALFVLGLVVVCAFSTEWVATLLTRRVEAGARDTSRPDVTYDAVIVLGGGLDPSASERTGRPEYNAAVERVLRGFELLRAGRARRVLISGGSLDPSPEAVVEADVLSRQLQAWGIPAERIVTEGRSRNTRENAVESERIVRREGWRTLLLVTSAAHMPRAAGCFAAVGLRPDTLPVDVRSPSERTGRLSWLPRAAFLAQSTDALRELAGRAVYRLRGWTVP, encoded by the coding sequence GTGTTCCTCTTCCTGTCGAAGGTGTTGGACCTGTTCCTGGCGCCGCTGACGTGGGCGCTGGTGCTGCTCCTGGCGAGCCGGGCGCGGCGGCTGGGGCCGCGGGTGGGGCGCGCGCTGTTCGTCCTGGGGCTCGTCGTCGTCTGTGCCTTCTCCACGGAATGGGTGGCCACGCTGCTCACGCGCCGGGTCGAGGCGGGCGCGCGGGACACCTCCCGGCCGGACGTGACGTACGACGCCGTCATCGTCCTGGGCGGCGGGTTGGACCCGTCCGCCAGCGAGCGCACGGGGCGCCCCGAATACAACGCGGCGGTGGAGCGCGTGCTGCGCGGCTTCGAGCTGCTGCGGGCGGGCCGGGCGCGGCGGGTGCTCATCTCCGGCGGCTCGCTGGACCCGAGCCCGGAGGCGGTGGTGGAGGCGGACGTCCTGTCGCGGCAGCTCCAGGCGTGGGGCATCCCCGCCGAGCGCATCGTCACGGAGGGGCGCAGCCGCAACACCCGGGAGAACGCGGTGGAGTCCGAGCGCATCGTCCGTCGGGAGGGCTGGCGCACGCTGCTGCTGGTGACGAGCGCCGCGCACATGCCCCGCGCGGCGGGCTGCTTCGCGGCGGTGGGGCTGCGGCCGGACACGCTGCCGGTGGACGTGCGCTCGCCGAGCGAGCGCACGGGGCGCCTGAGCTGGCTGCCCCGCGCGGCCTTCCTCGCCCAGAGCACGGACGCGCTGCGGGAGCTCGCGGGGCGCGCGGTGTACCGCCTGCGCGGCTGGACGGTGCCCTGA
- a CDS encoding replication-associated recombination protein A, producing the protein MDLFEHAGQQEQARRAPLAERMRPRALAEFVGQEHLTGEGRFLRRALESDRVPSLVFWGPPGTGKTTLAQLIAHSTGAAFESLSAVLAGVKDIRETVARAQERWRLHRQRTFLFIDEIHRFNKAQQDALLPHVEKGTVTLIGATTENPSFEVNAALLSRSRVVTLRGLEEEELVALLRRAVADPRGLGGQTQVDDEALAFLASTAGGDARKALTALEVAAAHGGAKVDRAAAEEALQQKMLLYDKGGEEHYNVISAFIKSMRGSDVDGALYWMARMLEAGEDPLFLLRRMVIFASEDIGNADPRALAVAVDALRAFQLVGLPEGTLPLTQAVTYLALAPKSNAVLTAYAAAREAVEKEGALPVPLHLRNAPTKLMKSLGYGGGYKYPHNFEGNYVPEDYLPEALRSRSFYTPTRNGLEAELSDRYEAIQRQLAERAREPGEEG; encoded by the coding sequence ATGGACCTCTTCGAACATGCCGGCCAGCAGGAGCAGGCGCGCCGGGCGCCGCTCGCGGAGCGCATGCGCCCCCGCGCCCTCGCGGAGTTCGTCGGCCAGGAGCACCTCACCGGCGAGGGCCGCTTCCTGCGCCGCGCCCTGGAGAGCGACCGGGTCCCCAGCCTCGTCTTCTGGGGCCCGCCGGGCACCGGGAAGACGACGCTCGCCCAGCTCATCGCCCACTCCACCGGCGCCGCCTTCGAGTCCCTCTCCGCCGTGCTCGCGGGCGTGAAGGACATCCGCGAGACGGTGGCGCGAGCGCAGGAGCGCTGGAGGCTCCACCGCCAGCGCACCTTCCTGTTCATCGACGAAATCCACCGCTTCAACAAGGCGCAGCAGGACGCGCTGCTGCCCCACGTGGAGAAGGGCACGGTGACGCTGATTGGCGCCACCACGGAGAACCCCTCGTTCGAGGTGAACGCCGCCCTCCTGTCGCGCTCGCGCGTCGTCACCCTGCGGGGCCTGGAGGAGGAGGAGCTGGTGGCGCTCCTGCGCCGGGCGGTGGCGGACCCGCGGGGGCTGGGCGGCCAGACGCAGGTGGACGACGAGGCGCTGGCCTTCCTCGCGTCCACGGCCGGCGGCGACGCGCGCAAGGCGCTCACGGCGCTGGAGGTGGCCGCGGCCCACGGCGGCGCGAAGGTGGACCGGGCCGCCGCCGAGGAGGCGCTCCAGCAGAAGATGCTGCTCTACGACAAGGGCGGCGAGGAGCACTACAACGTCATCAGCGCCTTCATCAAATCCATGCGAGGCAGCGACGTGGACGGGGCGCTGTACTGGATGGCGCGCATGCTGGAGGCGGGCGAGGACCCGCTCTTCCTCTTGCGGCGCATGGTCATCTTCGCGTCGGAGGACATCGGCAACGCGGACCCGCGGGCGCTGGCCGTCGCGGTGGACGCGCTCCGGGCCTTCCAGCTGGTGGGGCTGCCGGAGGGCACCCTGCCCCTCACCCAGGCCGTCACCTACCTGGCGCTGGCGCCCAAGTCGAACGCGGTGCTGACGGCGTACGCCGCCGCGCGCGAGGCCGTGGAGAAGGAGGGCGCGCTGCCGGTGCCGCTGCACCTGCGCAACGCCCCCACGAAGCTGATGAAGTCGCTGGGCTACGGGGGCGGGTACAAGTACCCGCACAACTTCGAGGGCAACTACGTCCCGGAGGACTACCTGCCCGAGGCCCTGCGCTCCCGCAGCTTCTACACCCCCACCCGCAACGGGCTGGAGGCGGAGCTGTCGGACCGCTACGAGGCCATCCAGCGCCAGCTCGCGGAGCGCGCCCGCGAGCCGGGCGAGGAGGGGTGA
- a CDS encoding glycosyltransferase family 2 protein, whose translation MAKYPSISLFLPAWNEEDYVERAVSRALDVLPHLTDDFEIIVVNDASTDRTKELAEAMAARVPQLRVITHPVNLKLGGAMRTGLAASTKDIVVYSDMDLPWDLRELERALHLMDYLEADMICAFRFDRTSEGPKRIVYSFVYNLLIRSLFDIQIKDVNFSFKVMHRRVLESMELKSQGSFIDAELVVKAIRKGFRVFQMGVDYFPRTRGISTLASPSVIVKMVKELVRLYPETRSPQPPANPVRLPPTVQPLRPVSGSGGRAAQG comes from the coding sequence GTGGCCAAGTACCCCAGCATCAGCCTCTTCCTTCCCGCCTGGAACGAGGAGGACTACGTCGAGCGCGCGGTGAGCCGGGCGCTCGACGTGCTCCCCCACCTGACGGACGACTTCGAAATCATCGTCGTGAACGACGCCTCCACGGACCGGACGAAGGAGCTGGCGGAGGCGATGGCGGCGAGGGTTCCGCAGCTTCGGGTCATCACCCACCCGGTGAACCTGAAGCTGGGCGGGGCGATGCGCACGGGCCTGGCGGCGTCGACGAAGGACATCGTCGTCTACTCGGACATGGACCTGCCGTGGGACTTGCGGGAGCTGGAGCGGGCGCTGCACCTGATGGACTACCTGGAGGCGGACATGATCTGCGCCTTCCGGTTCGACCGCACGAGCGAGGGCCCCAAGCGCATCGTCTACTCGTTCGTCTACAACCTGCTCATCCGGTCGCTGTTCGACATCCAGATCAAGGACGTCAACTTCAGCTTCAAGGTGATGCACCGCCGCGTGCTGGAGTCGATGGAGCTCAAGAGCCAGGGCTCGTTCATCGACGCGGAGCTGGTGGTGAAGGCCATCCGCAAGGGCTTCCGCGTGTTCCAGATGGGCGTGGACTACTTCCCGCGCACGCGCGGCATCTCCACGCTGGCCTCGCCCTCCGTCATCGTGAAGATGGTGAAGGAGCTGGTGCGGCTCTATCCGGAGACGCGCTCGCCCCAGCCGCCGGCCAACCCCGTGCGCCTGCCGCCCACCGTGCAGCCGCTGCGCCCGGTGTCCGGCTCCGGCGGCCGCGCCGCGCAGGGCTGA
- a CDS encoding carbohydrate deacetylase — translation MARARTRLVVNADDLGLHPSLDAGILRAHREGIVTSTTLLARGPNAAEAVALARAQGLAVGLHLALSTRLEPAAPARAVPTVAPGGRLRASWADFARAWLTGQVRRDEVARELEAQLARARELGVEVDHLDGHQHLHLLPGIRPLVEALAARERLPLRWPDALPRAPWLRAPGPALKTSLLTVLARLAPRPPEGVRRVSAGGVFEAGRLDEAALLAALDALPGGDFELGCHPGEGAPHVPEDPAWRYGWQAELDALTSPRVRARLEARGIQLRTYGTLASAT, via the coding sequence ATGGCGCGCGCCCGCACGCGCCTCGTGGTGAACGCGGACGACCTGGGCCTGCATCCATCCCTGGACGCGGGCATCCTCCGCGCGCACCGCGAGGGCATCGTCACCAGCACCACCCTGCTCGCCCGGGGGCCGAACGCGGCCGAGGCCGTGGCGCTCGCGCGGGCGCAGGGCCTGGCCGTGGGCCTGCACCTGGCGCTGTCCACGCGGCTGGAGCCCGCGGCCCCCGCGCGCGCCGTGCCCACGGTGGCGCCCGGAGGGCGGCTGCGCGCCAGCTGGGCGGACTTCGCCCGCGCGTGGCTCACCGGCCAGGTGCGACGCGACGAGGTCGCGCGCGAACTGGAGGCCCAGCTGGCGCGGGCCCGGGAGCTGGGCGTGGAGGTGGACCACCTGGATGGCCACCAGCACCTGCACCTGTTGCCGGGCATCCGCCCCCTCGTGGAGGCCCTGGCCGCGCGCGAGCGCCTGCCGTTGCGCTGGCCGGACGCCCTGCCCCGCGCGCCGTGGCTGCGCGCGCCGGGGCCCGCGCTGAAGACGTCGCTGTTGACGGTGCTGGCGCGGCTGGCGCCCCGGCCCCCGGAGGGCGTGCGCCGGGTGAGCGCGGGCGGCGTGTTCGAGGCGGGCCGGCTGGACGAGGCCGCGCTGCTCGCCGCGCTGGACGCACTGCCCGGCGGGGACTTCGAGCTGGGGTGCCACCCCGGCGAGGGCGCGCCCCACGTCCCGGAGGACCCGGCGTGGCGCTATGGCTGGCAGGCGGAGCTGGACGCGCTCACCAGCCCCCGCGTGCGGGCGCGGCTGGAGGCGCGCGGCATCCAGCTGCGCACCTACGGGACGCTCGCCTCCGCGACGTAG